The following proteins are co-located in the Labrys monachus genome:
- a CDS encoding STM4504/CBY_0614 family protein, whose protein sequence is MALPPIYSRRKRLSGQDTLAVHKIISIPSHLKVQTVQIIDDGLGEYWHRGNYSPTAKYYDAIVKALCREIGVHKLVENTSSDKRDELFVWMQATDDIDAWLDAVELSLTAIDTTVRSRSNLPYRTHVRRPPDDVINEFNARMQESGIGYRYLSQKIIRVDSEHIHDTLIVPALSLLEGPAYSDANQNYRNAHEAYRRGRLEDCLSHCRLAIENTLRAIARQRGWTARESDPPGRLLQIAVEAGFIAPSVLPFLGALAAPAGLPAAGLRPDAGSGMREFGRPFAAFQLHQTAAMLLYLAEHHVAEPSGEPAVVRLGSSGQDTLRPPQHGKVLCG, encoded by the coding sequence ATGGCTCTGCCTCCGATTTATTCTCGGCGCAAAAGACTATCGGGCCAAGATACCCTAGCTGTTCATAAGATTATCTCAATCCCTTCGCATTTGAAGGTGCAGACCGTTCAGATAATCGATGATGGACTGGGAGAATATTGGCATAGGGGTAATTATTCACCGACGGCCAAATATTATGATGCGATCGTCAAAGCGCTGTGCCGCGAGATCGGGGTCCATAAACTCGTCGAGAATACGAGCAGCGACAAGCGCGATGAACTGTTCGTCTGGATGCAGGCGACGGACGATATCGATGCGTGGCTGGACGCTGTGGAGTTGAGCCTGACGGCCATCGACACGACCGTCCGAAGCCGATCAAACCTGCCTTACAGGACGCATGTCAGAAGGCCGCCCGATGACGTCATCAATGAATTCAATGCAAGGATGCAGGAATCCGGCATCGGGTATCGGTATCTATCGCAGAAGATCATCCGCGTGGACTCCGAGCACATCCACGACACCTTGATTGTTCCGGCGCTGTCCCTGCTGGAGGGTCCTGCCTATTCGGATGCGAACCAGAACTATCGCAATGCGCATGAAGCGTATCGGCGGGGGAGGCTCGAAGATTGTCTTTCGCACTGCCGCCTGGCGATCGAAAACACGCTCCGGGCCATCGCCAGGCAAAGGGGATGGACGGCAAGGGAGAGCGATCCGCCGGGCAGGCTGCTCCAGATTGCCGTCGAAGCCGGATTTATAGCGCCCTCAGTGCTGCCCTTCCTCGGTGCCCTCGCCGCTCCCGCGGGGCTGCCGGCTGCCGGGCTCCGTCCCGATGCCGGCTCGGGCATGCGTGAGTTCGGCCGCCCCTTCGCGGCCTTCCAGCTCCACCAGACCGCGGCCATGCTGCTCTATCTCGCCGAGCATCACGTCGCGGAACCTTCGGGCGAGCCGGCTGTCGTCAGGCTTGGCTCCTCCGGCCAGGATACGCTCCGGCCGCCGCAACACGGCAAGGTTCTGTGCGGATAG
- a CDS encoding mechanosensitive ion channel family protein, translating into MSFDLHNLGNLLVVYGINVLGAVAIAAIGWWTAGLFERLTRRALMSIAHMDATVGVFLASLAYYGVLVLTFVLILQVIGVQATSLVAVLGAASLAIGLALQGTLSNMAAGVMLLLFRPFHLGDSIEVGGKSGTVKNLNLFMTELASGDNVQVLIPNGQVWGTAITNLSAYSTRIVSIKFPVPYGKNLQAISGRLQDYLESDRRVLPSPSPSITVSSLTNTGIEISVQAWTASAEAGPVRAEFAQRVLEVVQEPELSAAAE; encoded by the coding sequence ATGTCCTTCGATCTGCACAATCTGGGAAACCTACTCGTCGTCTATGGCATCAATGTCCTCGGCGCCGTCGCCATCGCCGCCATCGGCTGGTGGACGGCCGGCCTGTTCGAGCGGCTCACGCGCCGTGCGCTGATGTCGATCGCCCATATGGATGCCACCGTCGGTGTCTTCCTGGCCAGTCTTGCCTATTACGGCGTCCTCGTCCTGACTTTCGTCCTCATCCTTCAGGTGATCGGCGTCCAGGCGACGAGCCTCGTCGCCGTGCTCGGGGCTGCTTCCCTCGCCATCGGACTGGCCCTGCAGGGAACGCTCTCCAACATGGCGGCCGGCGTGATGCTGCTGCTGTTCCGCCCGTTCCACCTCGGCGACAGCATCGAGGTCGGGGGCAAGAGCGGGACGGTGAAGAACCTGAACCTGTTCATGACGGAACTCGCCAGCGGCGACAATGTCCAGGTGCTCATCCCGAACGGACAGGTGTGGGGAACCGCCATCACCAATCTCTCGGCCTATTCGACCCGGATCGTGAGCATCAAGTTTCCCGTGCCGTACGGAAAGAACCTCCAGGCGATCTCCGGCCGCCTGCAGGACTATCTCGAAAGCGATCGGCGCGTCCTGCCGTCGCCGTCGCCGAGCATCACGGTGTCGTCCCTGACCAATACCGGCATCGAGATCTCCGTCCAGGCCTGGACCGCCTCCGCCGAGGCCGGACCGGTGCGGGCGGAATTCGCCCAGCGCGTCCTGGAGGTGGTGCAGGAGCCCGAACTGTCGGCAGCCGCCGAGTGA